In one window of Miscanthus floridulus cultivar M001 chromosome 12, ASM1932011v1, whole genome shotgun sequence DNA:
- the LOC136497317 gene encoding dual specificity protein kinase YAK1 homolog codes for MEESGSTSGRREDAAPTWRPSEASAFSRFAAAAASPEASPSASANGAAARVSSLHGVKRKPFVARLTAGIIQTYLQCDPEFKYSEVLNPKRFLTSPSTPAHNDGLDNANWDLILYVNLELVNKMSNRRFIVKEMLGQGTFGQVVKCWDTETNDYVAVKVIKNQPAFYHQAIMEVSLLRTLNQNFDPDDQHNIVRMLDYLSFQNHLCIAFEMLGQNLYELLKRNHLRGLKLKYVQAFSKQILDAMVVMREAGIIHCDLKPENILLAPSVATAAAVKVIDFGSACLEGKTVYSYIQSRYYRSPEVLLGYPYTTAIDMWSFGCIVAELFLGLPLFPGASEYDVLQRMMKILGGQPPDELLREAKNTIRFFKHAGSIYPGKEAPTGLSSAYRILSEEEVEVRDSKRPKMGKWYFPHLKLDKLICTYPWNNSELTETEKTDRLGLVDFLKGLLEFDPNKRWSPLQALYHPFITGESFTGPYEPVPETARIPVARAAAIDHNPGGGHWLHSGLSPQVGSVNRYLPVNNAYPPKVPFSYGSSYGSYGSHGSYTGNPGFGNSYGSTGDVNAINMYYSPLGSSGLAQIGSSPDVRLRMRFPHDRGIRLSPGSLGPMSLGASPSQFTPPNYQMQIPANSTGKHGSGSPASGGIHGSPLGKAAAVGPYNMRRNLPMPPHDYVSQHGQGRFGDGVSFSHSDAYARGHTGHSHNAAGPSSCHSGWRPQIGSRSGISLEASSSHVPSQAPSQSFDFSASSELDPANWDPNYSDESLLQEDNSLSADLSSNLHFRDAGGQGSGSIRSANFQGHVFATSNPVPTNQRADQLFHVSSQGVSAHSSVPINYGGYNPPNYPQQNLRPRHGQPILHQRYNQATSSPMRPMGSHHSGQPAWPSSFGIGNGVPWGGTGGHSFTTSGLPSSLPRKDYGSIF; via the exons ATGGAGGAGAGTGGCAGCACCAGCGGAAGGCGGGAGGACGCGGCGCCGACGTGGAGGCCGAGCGAGGCCTCGGCGTTCAGCCGTTTTGCGGCGGCCGCTGCTTCGCCGGAGGCGTCCCCGTCGGCCTCCGCCAATGGGGCTGCTGCCCGCGTCAGCAGCCTTCATGGGGTCAAGCGGAAACCG TTTGTTGCACGATTAACAGCAGGCATCATTCAGACATATCTGCAATGTGATCCTGAGTTTAAGTACTCAGAGGTTCTAAATCCAAAACGCTTCCTCACCAGTCCCTCTACCCCAGCCCACAATGATGGACTTGACAATGCAAATTGGGACCTCATATTGTACGTCAACTTGGAGTTGGTTAATAAGATGTCAAACAGAAG GTTTATTGTCAAGGAAATGCTTGGGCAGGGAACTTTTGGTCAAGTAGTTAAGTGCTGGGACACAGAAACTAACGACTATGTTGCTGTGAAGGTGATAAAAAACCAGCCTGCATTTTACCATCAAGCTATCATGGAGGTTTCACTATTAAGAACG TTAAATCAAAATTTTGATCCTGATGATCAGCATAACATTGTCCGAATGCTTGATTATCTGTCATTTCAGAATCATTTGTGTATAGCTTTTGAGATGCTGGGTCAAAACCT GTACGAACTGCTCAAAAGGAACCACTTAAGAGGTCTTAAACTGAAATATGTTCAAGCCTTCTCAAAACAG ATATTGGATGCCATGGTTGTGATGAGAGAAGCTGGAATAATTCattgtgatctgaagccagaaAATATCCTGTTAGCTCCCAG TGTCGCAACAGCTGCAGCAGTGAAAGTTATTGATTTTGGATCAGCATGCCTGGAGGGTAAAACGGTTTACTCATACAtccag AGCCGCTATTACAGGTCTCCAGAGGTTCTCCTTGGCTATCC ATATACTACTGCTATCGACATGTGGTCGTTCGGCTGCATAGTTGCTGAACTGTTTCTAGGCTTGCCATTGTTTCCTGGAGCATCAGAATATGATGTGCTTCAGCGGATGATGAAAATTCTCGG GGGCCAACCACCAGATGAACTGCTAAGGGAAGCTAAAAACACTATAAGGTTTTTTAAACATGCTGGAAGTATATATCCTGGCAAGGAGGCACCTACTGGTCTTTCTAGTGCATACAGAATTTTAagtgaagaagaggttgaagtg AGAGATTCCAAGAGGCCAAAGATGGGAAAGTGGTACTTCCCACACCtgaagcttgacaaactcatatGTACCTATCCTTGGAACAATTCCGAACTGACAG AGACAGAAAAAACAGATCGTTTGGGATTAGTTGATTTCTTGAAGGGACTCCTTGAATTTGATCCAAATAAGCGATGGTCACCATTGCAG GCTCTATATCATCCATTCATAACAGGCGAATCGTTCACCGGTCCATATGAGCCTGTACCTGAGACTGCAAGAATT CCTGTTGCTCGTGCTGCAGCAATTGATCACAATCCTGGTGGGGGCCACTGGCTACATTCAGGTCTTTCCCCGCAG GTTGGAAGTGTGAACAGATACCTACCTGTGAATAATGCCTACCCTCCAAAGGTTCCTTTTTCTTATGGGAGTAGTTATGGAAGCTATGGTAGCCATGGTAGCTATACCGGTAATCCTGGTTTTGGTAACAGCTACGGAAGCACTGGTGACGTTAATGCTATCAATATGTATTACTCACCCTTAGGTTCTTCTGGATTAGCGCAAATTGGCTCTAGTCCAGATGTTAGATTAAGGATGCGTTTCCCGCATGATAGAGGAATTCGATTGAGTCCTGGTAGTCTTGGGCCTATGTCTCTTGGAGCCAGTCCATCGCAGTTTACGCCACCAAACTACCAGATGCAAATCCCAGCTAATTCTACTGGGAAGCATGGTTCCGGTTCTCCTGCGAGTGGAGGCATTCATGGTTCTCCATTAGGAAAAGCTGCAGCAGTGGGCCCATACAACATGAGGAGGAATTTGCCAATGCCGCCACATGATTATGTATCTCAGCATGGACAAGGGCGTTTTGGAGATGGTGTCAGTTTCAGTCATTCTGATGCCTATGCTCGAGGACATACAGGCCACTCTCATAATGCAGCAGGACCTAGTTCTTGTCATTCTGGTTGGAGACCACAAATAGGTTCAAGGAGTGGTATTTCCTTGGAGGCCTCGTCTAGTCATGTGCCTTCACAGGCTCCGTCACAATCATTTGACTTTTCAGCTTCATCAGAACTTGATCCTGCTAATTGGGACCCTAATTATAG TGATGAGTCACTATTGCAAGAAGACAACTCACTGTCAGCTGATCTAAGTAGCAATCTccactttagagatgcaggtggcCAAGGGAGCGGATCTATCAGATCAGCAAATTTCCAAGGCCATGTCTTTGCTACATCTAACCCTGTACCAACAAACCAAAG AGCAGATCAATTATTTCATGTGTCCTCTCAAGGAGTGAGTGCCCATTCTAGTGTTCCCATCAACTACGGTGGTTACAACCCTCCAAACTATCCTCAGCAAAATCTCCGTCCCCGTCATGGACAGCCTATTCTTCATCAGCGATATAACCAGGCAACTTCCAGTCCAATGCGGCCAATGGGAAGCCATCACAGTGGGCAGCCTGCATGGCCTAGTAGTTTTGGCATCGGCAACGGAGTGCCCTGGG GAGGAACAGGAGGGCACTCATTTACGACAAGTGGGCTACCTTCATCTCTTCCAAGAAAGGATTATGGGAGCATCTTTTAG
- the LOC136497320 gene encoding APO protein 4, mitochondrial-like encodes MASLGTAVWIVKLCGTALNQRHYSTSRVDWKQLRPMILKRIKKRSKEYPIKRMIPVAEEVVRAREVVNEGVSRLLKVVPVQSCKFCPEVHIGATGHQMKTCYGFKRMIKDRPHEWEPGNLNDILVPVQAFHQKNMYEDEIKHDQRFDYTRVPAVLELCHHAGADIPDEILYKSEQISTTLKTNNKQSAPILPDELRYIGQRTLGAWENLRLGVTKLLLVYPSKVCKHCSEVHIGQSGHKARMCGVFKFEGWKGMHKWNKAGVDDLVPQKIVWHRRPHDPPVLVDGGRDYYGHAPAVIELCMQVGAIVPPKYHCMMKTHGLAPPVR; translated from the exons ATGGCGTCTCTGGGCACAGCAGTGTGGATTGTGAAATTGTGTGGCACTGCTCTGAACCAGAGGCACTACTCCACGTCGAGGGTGGATTGGAAGCAGCTGCGGCCAATGATTCTGAAGAGGATTAAGAAGCGGTCAAAGGAATACCCAATCAAGCGGATGATCCCGGTCGCGGAGGAGGTGGTCAGGGCTAGGGAGGTTGTCAATGAGGGCGTCTCCAGACTGCTCAAGGTTGTTCCTGTTCAGTCATGCAA GTTTTGTCCTGAAGTTCACATTGGAGCCACAGGTCATCAGATGAAAACATGCTATGGTTTCAAGCGTATGATCAAGGACCGACCACATGAATGGGAACCGGGCAACTTGAATGACATCCTTGTCCCTGTTCAGGCTTTCCACCAAAAAAACATGTATGAGGATGAGATAAAGCATGACCAGCGGTTCGACTACACTCGCGTCCCAGCTGTACTTGAGCTGTGCCATCATGCAGGTGCAGACATACCTGATGAGATTCTATACAAAAGTGAACAAATATCTACTACACTCAAAACCAACAATAAACAATCTGCTCCGATCTTGCCAGATGAACTCAGATATATTGGTCAGAGAACACTGGGTGCATGGGAAAACCTGAGATTAGGTGTCACGAAACTCCTCTTGGTGTACCCATCCAAAGTTTGTAAGCATTGCTCTGAAGTGCATATTGGGCAATCAGGGCACAAGGCCAGAATGTGTGGAGTATTCAAGTTTGAGGGCTGGAAAGGGATGCACAAATGGAACAAGGCCGGAGTGGATGACCTAGTTCCTCAGAAGATTGTATGGCATCGGCGGCCTCATGACCCACCGGTCCTTGTGGACGGCGGGAGGGATTATTATGGCCATGCGCCTGCTGTCATTGAGCTCTGCATGCAAGTGGGTGCAATAGTACCCCCGAAATACCATTGCATGATGAAGACGCACGGCTTAGCACCACCTGTTCGATGA